A segment of the Bacteroidales bacterium WCE2008 genome:
TGCTGCCGAATACGAGACTGCATATACATACGGTCCTGGAGATTATCTGAACTCGAACTTCTCTTCTTATGTCCACCATACTGTCAGCCGAGAGACAGACAACTATTCGCTTGACGCAGGATATTCTACACTGACCAATACTTGGAGCCAGTTGTATCGTTACGGAATCAAGAATACCGATAAGCTTATCGAAGTCGGCGAAGCCGAAGGCGAATCTTATTATGCCGGTATAGGCAGAGTCCTTCGGGCATATCTTTATCTTGGCGCTACTGACCTGTGGGGAGACATTCCTTACAGCCAGGCCAACAATCCTGAATTCATCACTCCGGAACTCGACAAGAGCGCCGATATCTACAACGACCTTCTCAAGAGCCTTGATACGGCTATCGCCAATTTCAAGGATAAGGAGGCTGCAAATGCCCATAAGCCTGGCGCTAACGATCTCTTCTACAACGGAGATGTCGAGAAGTGGATCAAAGCTGCAAATACGCTCAAACTCCGTATCCTGGTTCAGTCCCGTCTGGCCAAGGATGAGATTGAGGGATGGCAGTCAGCTCTTACTGCTCTTGTTGCAGAAGGCAACTTCATCGGTAACGGCGAAGACCTTCAGTTCCCTCATTCTTCAGCTACAACTCCTTCCGATGAAAGGAATAAGGGTTATGTAGAAGAGTATCAGGGTGGTCAGAAAGGAAACTGGATCAGCCCATGGCTTTACGAAACAATGAGTGGTCTTACCTGCAACTTCAAAGACAATCCTCTCAGAAGTATCAAGGACCCTCGCCGCAGCTATTACTGGTACAATCAGAGCACTGCTACATCTGATGCCAGCAATATCACTGACTACCGTGATGGTGCTTTCGTCTCTATCATGATGGGCTCCAACTCCGGATATACAAGTGGTAGCCAGGAGTCAAGCATGACAGCTCTCGGCATTTATCCGATCGGTGGTAAATTTGATGCAGGAAATGGCGGCAAGATCACTTCTAAGGACGGTAGCGGCTGCGCTCCGGACAAGATGGTTCAGGCTTATTCTGTTCCTTTCATGCTTGCAGAACTTGTTCTCGCAGGAGAAATCAATGGAGATGCCAAAAAATACCTCGAAGATGGTATCAAGGCTTCGATTGCCCATGTCAACGCAGTTACTAAGCTTTGCGACGCTTCTGCCCCGCTTATCTCTTCGGCTGATGCGCAGAAGCTTGTGGACGAAGTCAATGAAAAATTTGACGCTGCTTCCGCTGAAGGAAAGCTTGAGATCGTCATGACAGAGAAATGGATTGCCAACTTCTATAACCCTATCGAGGCTTACAACGATATCCGTCGTACCGGTTATCCTAAGCTTTTCAAGGGTGACGAGAATAATATGGGATGGACACCTTACGCCCAGACTGTTGAGGCAACCCCGAGTCTTTCCTCTTTTGAACTTGTCACTATCCTGGATTATCCTAGAATACTCTGGTATCCTCAGAATGAGGTAGACACAAACCCTAACGTTTCCAACTCTTCAAGGAACGTTGCCGTCAAGACTGTGTTCTGGGACAAGTAGTTCAACCAAAGTAAATCAAGAGATTATGAAAATCAATAAGATATTTGCAATGATTGCGCTCGGAGCCCTTTTCTGCGGCTGCGATCAGAAGCTCCCTTACGATCTCGAAGGGACAGAGCACGGTGTCGTGATATCTATCAGCAAGGTTCCTGGATCTGATGGAATCCTGTCGACAGATATGAACTCCGGAAACTATAAAGTCAAGCTTGATGTTCCTGTATATCAGGGAGACTATTCAATGCTTGAGGATGCTCAGATAATGGCTGTCTATACCGATGGTAACAAGAAAAAGAAGAGTGCTATAGTAGTGGATGGCATCAAGTCTTTCCCTACTGAGGTCGATATCGACATCAAGGCCGTAGCCGCCAAACTTGGTATCAACAGCATAGAGGTTGGTGACAGAATTGAATACACCCCTTGCTATACTCTTAAGAGTGGTACTCAGGTAAACGGATGGTCTGAACTTGGCGGATTCAACAATACGAATTTCACCTCCTGGAAACTTGCAGATGGCTCCCCGGTAGCTTATAGAGTTTCCTATACTGCTTTCGCTCCGTTCTACAAAGAGCATTATAAGGGGGACGCCGTTCCTTATACAACTCTCGGAGGAGATGAAGGTACTGTAAA
Coding sequences within it:
- a CDS encoding Starch-binding associating with outer membrane, with the protein product MKRKIFNILGTALVALSLGSCSLDINKDPYDVTELDIEQLLTAAEYETAYTYGPGDYLNSNFSSYVHHTVSRETDNYSLDAGYSTLTNTWSQLYRYGIKNTDKLIEVGEAEGESYYAGIGRVLRAYLYLGATDLWGDIPYSQANNPEFITPELDKSADIYNDLLKSLDTAIANFKDKEAANAHKPGANDLFYNGDVEKWIKAANTLKLRILVQSRLAKDEIEGWQSALTALVAEGNFIGNGEDLQFPHSSATTPSDERNKGYVEEYQGGQKGNWISPWLYETMSGLTCNFKDNPLRSIKDPRRSYYWYNQSTATSDASNITDYRDGAFVSIMMGSNSGYTSGSQESSMTALGIYPIGGKFDAGNGGKITSKDGSGCAPDKMVQAYSVPFMLAELVLAGEINGDAKKYLEDGIKASIAHVNAVTKLCDASAPLISSADAQKLVDEVNEKFDAASAEGKLEIVMTEKWIANFYNPIEAYNDIRRTGYPKLFKGDENNMGWTPYAQTVEATPSLSSFELVTILDYPRILWYPQNEVDTNPNVSNSSRNVAVKTVFWDK